A genomic region of Rhodococcus pyridinivorans contains the following coding sequences:
- the nudC gene encoding NAD(+) diphosphatase, translating to MVNADGVGGALPGDALSRPVALRDDATVQARAWPDARLLRVNGAGQVRLIDGQLLLESAADYCSQPPTHAVLLGVVGTVHQWAVRDEFLTEAPMESVGIEFGDLRSHGALLDAVDAERYLTAQALLMWQDESHFCAKDGAPMTITSGGWTRVCTACGREEYPRTDPAIICLVHDGADRVLLARHAAWPARNFSTLAGFVEAGESLESCVAREIAEEVGLVVSDVAYVGSQPWPFPRSLMLGFHAVADPREPLIFSDGEICEAVWCSRAEVKEALAAGDWASSVDAPVLLPGKVSIARRMLEAWVRTAS from the coding sequence ATGGTGAACGCTGACGGTGTCGGGGGTGCCCTTCCTGGTGATGCCTTGAGTCGCCCTGTGGCGCTACGTGACGATGCGACCGTGCAGGCGAGGGCATGGCCGGATGCGCGGCTGCTTCGCGTGAACGGTGCCGGTCAGGTTCGTCTCATCGATGGACAACTGCTCCTCGAGTCGGCTGCCGACTATTGTTCCCAACCTCCGACACACGCGGTCTTGTTGGGAGTCGTTGGTACGGTGCATCAATGGGCTGTACGGGACGAGTTTCTCACGGAGGCCCCCATGGAGAGCGTGGGCATCGAGTTCGGTGACCTGCGGTCACACGGAGCGCTTCTCGATGCAGTTGATGCCGAACGGTATCTCACCGCGCAGGCCCTGCTGATGTGGCAGGACGAATCCCACTTCTGCGCCAAGGACGGGGCGCCGATGACGATCACCTCGGGTGGTTGGACGCGCGTGTGCACTGCGTGCGGTCGGGAGGAGTACCCGCGGACCGATCCTGCGATCATTTGTCTGGTACATGACGGGGCGGACCGCGTGCTGTTGGCGCGACACGCGGCGTGGCCGGCGCGGAACTTCTCGACGCTGGCGGGATTCGTCGAGGCCGGCGAGTCGCTCGAAAGCTGTGTGGCGCGGGAGATTGCGGAAGAGGTCGGTCTCGTTGTCTCCGACGTAGCCTACGTCGGAAGTCAGCCATGGCCGTTTCCGCGTTCCCTCATGCTCGGCTTCCATGCCGTCGCCGATCCTCGAGAACCGCTCATCTTCAGTGATGGTGAGATCTGCGAGGCTGTGTGGTGCTCCCGCGCGGAGGTGAAGGAGGCCCTCGCCGCCGGCGACTGGGCTAGTTCGGTCGATGCGCCCGTGTTGCTGCCGGGGAAGGTCTCGATCGCACGGCGCATGCTCGAGGCATGGGTGCGAACTGCTAGCTGA
- a CDS encoding Dabb family protein, whose protein sequence is MLHHVVTFSWKKDITDEQVESFHKALDAISASIPQVVEFRYGRDLALKPGIGDYAISAIFEDVPAFRAYLVHPDHVRLVEEFISVMSESYSSIQFEFA, encoded by the coding sequence ATGTTGCATCATGTCGTAACATTCAGTTGGAAGAAGGACATCACCGACGAGCAGGTCGAATCGTTCCACAAAGCTCTTGACGCGATATCGGCGAGCATTCCCCAGGTCGTCGAGTTTCGCTACGGAAGGGACCTCGCCCTCAAGCCCGGGATCGGCGACTATGCAATATCTGCGATCTTCGAAGACGTCCCCGCCTTCCGCGCATATCTGGTCCATCCCGATCATGTGCGCCTCGTTGAAGAATTCATTTCGGTGATGTCCGAATCGTACTCGTCGATCCAGTTCGAGTTTGCCTGA
- a CDS encoding alpha/beta hydrolase has protein sequence MALDPVVEQLIDTLNEQGLRSFEQMSVAEVREVIESFSELQAPKADLARVVDTVYPGPDGDQAVRLYIPESDAPLPVVVYIHGGGWVAGSLDVTEQPCRALAADARVIVAAVSYRLAPEHKFPAAPEDAFAALNWVVDNVADFGGDATRVAIMGDSAGGNLAAVTALRARDTGSPALCAQVLVYPVIDGTARFPSWEENAEGYLITAAAIGWFWEQYLATLEDAENPYASPAKAKSLAGLPPTLMLVNEYEVTRDECLNYGRMLTEQGVPVQVELYSGLVHGVYWMTGAVPRSAELHSAVVEFLGKQFAR, from the coding sequence ATGGCACTCGATCCTGTAGTCGAGCAGTTGATAGATACGTTGAACGAGCAGGGACTGAGGTCGTTCGAGCAGATGAGTGTCGCTGAGGTCCGTGAGGTCATCGAATCCTTCAGCGAACTGCAGGCGCCGAAAGCGGATCTTGCTCGTGTCGTCGACACGGTCTACCCCGGACCGGATGGTGATCAGGCCGTGCGTCTGTACATTCCGGAGTCCGATGCGCCCCTGCCGGTTGTGGTGTATATCCACGGCGGCGGATGGGTTGCGGGCAGCCTCGACGTTACCGAGCAGCCTTGTCGCGCGCTGGCCGCGGACGCCCGGGTCATCGTGGCCGCCGTGAGTTACCGGCTCGCTCCCGAACACAAGTTCCCTGCCGCACCCGAAGACGCGTTCGCTGCTCTGAATTGGGTAGTCGACAACGTCGCCGACTTCGGTGGTGATGCGACGCGTGTCGCCATCATGGGCGACAGTGCCGGTGGCAATCTCGCCGCAGTCACCGCCCTTCGGGCACGTGATACCGGCTCACCGGCCCTGTGTGCTCAGGTGTTGGTCTATCCGGTTATCGACGGCACGGCACGCTTCCCGTCATGGGAGGAGAATGCCGAGGGATATTTGATCACCGCGGCAGCAATCGGCTGGTTCTGGGAGCAGTACCTGGCCACACTGGAAGACGCCGAGAACCCGTACGCCTCGCCGGCCAAGGCGAAGAGCTTGGCGGGGCTTCCTCCGACGCTGATGTTGGTCAACGAGTACGAGGTCACACGCGACGAATGCCTGAACTACGGGCGGATGCTGACCGAGCAGGGTGTCCCGGTCCAGGTCGAACTGTATAGCGGTCTTGTCCATGGCGTGTACTGGATGACCGGTGCAGTTCCGCGCAGTGCTGAATTGCACAGCGCGGTTGTCGAATTCCTCGGCAAACAGTTCGCTCGCTGA
- a CDS encoding crotonase/enoyl-CoA hydratase family protein: MENPVLVERDGFIETWTINRPAERNPVSGMDVVDALVACVDAVNADYGVRAVIVTGAGSTFSAGGNVKDMANRQGLFGGKPHEQRDGYRAGIQRIPRAMYNCDVPLIAAVNGPAIGAGCDLALMCDLRIASEKAFFAESFVKLGIIPGDGGAWLLPKAVGMARAAEMILTGDRVDATQALEWGLVSNVVPPDQLLDEARALANRVAANPPHSVRMAKKLLREGQHQSLDSLLELSAALQALVQQTTDHTRAVNALMEKRTTAFTGE, from the coding sequence ATGGAAAATCCAGTTCTCGTAGAACGCGACGGATTCATCGAAACGTGGACGATCAATCGGCCGGCTGAACGTAACCCAGTCTCAGGGATGGATGTCGTCGACGCATTGGTCGCATGCGTGGATGCCGTCAACGCCGATTACGGGGTACGCGCTGTCATTGTCACCGGCGCGGGATCGACCTTCTCCGCCGGCGGCAACGTCAAGGACATGGCGAATCGCCAGGGACTGTTCGGCGGGAAACCTCACGAACAACGCGATGGCTATCGCGCCGGGATACAAAGGATCCCACGAGCGATGTACAACTGCGACGTACCCTTGATTGCAGCGGTGAACGGCCCTGCAATCGGTGCCGGGTGCGATCTTGCCCTCATGTGCGACCTCCGAATCGCCAGCGAAAAAGCGTTCTTTGCTGAGAGCTTCGTCAAGCTGGGCATCATCCCGGGTGACGGGGGTGCGTGGCTGTTGCCGAAAGCGGTCGGTATGGCGCGGGCGGCCGAGATGATCCTCACGGGCGACCGTGTCGACGCAACACAGGCTCTCGAGTGGGGATTGGTCTCGAACGTCGTTCCTCCCGATCAGCTGCTCGACGAAGCTCGCGCACTCGCCAATAGAGTGGCCGCCAATCCTCCGCACTCGGTACGGATGGCAAAAAAACTCCTGCGCGAAGGGCAGCACCAGAGCCTCGACAGCCTCCTCGAACTGTCCGCTGCTCTGCAGGCGCTGGTTCAACAGACCACCGATCACACGAGAGCAGTCAACGCCCTCATGGAGAAGCGAACTACCGCATTCACCGGCGAGTGA
- a CDS encoding alpha/beta hydrolase, giving the protein MSVSKESLFLNDLYSSWLRRSEGMDLAGQRDMFEEWHLPTIEPTDVTYEEVTANGVPATWAKPLGAAEDRVIVFTHGGGFVTGSRFSHRKLAAHLAKLAGVHALVVDYRLAPEAKHPAQLEDCIAVQKWLRTQGYKAEHTATVGDSAGAHLAISTVFELAGMALPIPAAVVALSPWLDMEIKGLTIESNDAVDVLAKRAVLEMMRENFLTDLSEATDPRANPLLRDYTDFPPVYVSVGGYETLLDDSRRVVELIEKAGSEAVLDVVDEQQHVFHFNAGRAPEADQALNRIAQWLRPKLGLA; this is encoded by the coding sequence ATGTCCGTGAGCAAAGAATCGCTGTTCCTCAACGACCTGTACTCGTCCTGGCTTCGACGGTCCGAAGGTATGGATCTCGCAGGTCAGCGAGACATGTTCGAAGAATGGCATCTTCCCACCATCGAACCCACCGATGTCACGTATGAAGAAGTGACAGCCAACGGTGTGCCGGCAACATGGGCCAAGCCGCTGGGCGCCGCCGAGGACCGGGTGATCGTCTTCACGCACGGCGGCGGATTCGTGACAGGTTCACGCTTTTCCCATCGCAAGCTTGCCGCACACCTCGCCAAGCTGGCAGGAGTTCACGCACTCGTGGTGGACTACCGGCTCGCGCCGGAGGCAAAGCATCCAGCACAGCTCGAAGATTGCATTGCCGTGCAGAAGTGGCTCCGTACGCAGGGCTACAAGGCAGAACATACGGCGACGGTCGGCGACTCGGCAGGCGCACATCTCGCCATCTCGACCGTGTTCGAACTTGCGGGTATGGCACTTCCCATTCCGGCCGCCGTCGTCGCTCTTTCGCCGTGGCTCGATATGGAGATCAAGGGGTTGACGATCGAATCGAACGACGCAGTCGACGTCCTGGCCAAGAGGGCAGTCCTCGAGATGATGCGAGAGAATTTCCTCACCGATCTCTCGGAAGCAACGGACCCGCGGGCAAACCCGCTGCTCAGGGACTACACAGACTTCCCTCCCGTCTATGTATCGGTCGGCGGCTACGAGACTCTGCTCGACGACTCGCGCCGGGTCGTCGAATTGATCGAAAAGGCAGGGAGCGAAGCCGTGCTCGACGTGGTCGACGAACAGCAGCATGTCTTCCACTTCAACGCGGGACGAGCACCCGAGGCGGATCAGGCCCTGAACCGGATCGCCCAGTGGCTACGGCCGAAGTTGGGGCTCGCCTGA
- a CDS encoding YciI family protein, protein MALFAVIWSYTTDASVKEAAHADHLVFVKDAAAKGVLQEAGAWADGAGALLVFKADSEDDLQALLAKDPYVTQGVVVDQSIYQWKPVIGPLVGI, encoded by the coding sequence ATGGCCCTGTTCGCTGTTATCTGGTCGTACACCACTGACGCATCCGTCAAAGAGGCTGCTCATGCCGACCACCTGGTCTTCGTCAAGGACGCGGCCGCCAAAGGCGTGCTGCAGGAAGCGGGCGCCTGGGCCGACGGGGCCGGCGCGTTGCTCGTGTTCAAGGCGGACAGCGAAGACGACCTGCAGGCCCTGCTCGCCAAGGACCCGTATGTCACGCAGGGTGTTGTCGTCGACCAGAGCATCTACCAGTGGAAGCCCGTCATCGGACCCCTCGTAGGGATCTGA
- a CDS encoding CaiB/BaiF CoA transferase family protein, whose translation MPESSSAILPAETRESASETLRPRTGALTDIRVVDLSRVLAGPLCAQVLADHGADVIKVEPPTGDDTRSWGPPFVKDDHSAYFDGLNRNKRNISVDLRTEAGQQLLRTMLAEADVVIENFKAGTLAKWGLDDDVLAAEFPRLVHCRITGYGVDGPLGGAPGYDAILQALSGLMSINGEPHGDAMRIGIPLVDIITGLNAVNGILMALHVRQKTGRGQLVDLALLDNAVSILHPHAGKWFATGVAPERTGVAHPTICPYETFTCADGPFFIGAGNDRQFRALVVALDASDLADDPRFVTNSDRMANAAQLRDILGGLVKTWQREALAALLRRAGVPSGSVNNVGEALSLPQVRHREMVVECDGYRGLGVPVKLAGSPGAVRFGPRDRGADTDTVLTELGLLEDDIEQLRAAGALPE comes from the coding sequence ATGCCTGAATCCTCATCTGCCATCCTCCCGGCCGAGACTCGAGAATCCGCATCCGAGACTCTGCGTCCACGGACCGGCGCACTCACCGACATCCGGGTCGTCGATCTTTCGCGGGTGCTGGCCGGCCCGCTGTGCGCGCAAGTGCTCGCCGACCACGGTGCCGACGTGATCAAGGTGGAGCCACCTACTGGTGACGACACACGCAGCTGGGGCCCGCCTTTCGTCAAGGATGACCACAGCGCCTACTTCGATGGCTTGAACCGCAACAAGCGGAACATCAGTGTGGATTTGCGTACCGAGGCCGGCCAACAACTGCTGCGCACGATGCTTGCCGAAGCCGATGTCGTCATCGAAAACTTCAAGGCGGGCACCCTTGCGAAGTGGGGACTCGACGACGACGTGCTCGCCGCCGAATTCCCGCGACTCGTGCACTGTCGAATCACCGGGTACGGAGTCGACGGGCCGCTCGGTGGTGCTCCCGGCTACGACGCAATTCTCCAAGCCTTGTCGGGGCTGATGAGCATCAACGGTGAGCCCCACGGTGATGCCATGCGGATCGGGATCCCTCTGGTCGACATCATCACGGGTCTCAACGCTGTGAACGGCATCCTCATGGCACTTCACGTGCGGCAAAAGACCGGACGCGGGCAACTCGTGGATCTGGCACTACTCGACAACGCTGTGTCGATCCTGCACCCACACGCCGGCAAGTGGTTTGCCACCGGCGTCGCGCCGGAGCGGACGGGCGTGGCACACCCGACGATCTGTCCCTATGAAACGTTCACCTGCGCCGATGGCCCCTTCTTCATCGGTGCCGGCAACGACCGGCAATTCCGCGCTCTGGTCGTGGCGCTCGACGCTTCAGACCTGGCCGACGACCCGAGATTCGTCACCAACTCCGACCGGATGGCAAACGCAGCTCAACTGCGCGACATCCTCGGCGGCCTCGTCAAAACTTGGCAGCGCGAAGCTTTGGCGGCCCTGCTACGGCGAGCCGGCGTACCGTCGGGGTCGGTGAACAATGTCGGAGAGGCCCTTTCGCTACCGCAGGTCCGTCACCGCGAGATGGTGGTCGAGTGTGACGGCTACCGGGGTCTCGGCGTACCCGTCAAACTCGCTGGGTCCCCCGGTGCTGTGCGGTTCGGGCCGCGCGACCGTGGCGCCGATACCGATACTGTGCTAACAGAACTCGGACTTCTCGAAGACGATATCGAGCAGCTGCGCGCCGCCGGGGCACTGCCCGAGTAA
- a CDS encoding aldehyde dehydrogenase: MPVINSIERERFFIDGQWRKASTSDLAPVFEAATERPLGVAAMGGPEEIDAAVHAARAALQKGPWGRSTPHERATVMRRFADSLERRGRSTAELVSRQTGMISSLSVSTSATAPVAILRSMADLIETRTFETRRPSSMGSTIVREEPVGVVGAITAWNYPQLLAMAKIGPALAAGCTVVLKPAPETSLDAYVLAEAAEEAGLPPGVLNIVAGGVHAGKALVAHPDVDKIAFTGSTAAGQAIGEVAGRSFKRVSLELGGKSAAIVLPDADLGVFARSLKDAVLKNGGQTCTTNSRILVPHGRSSEIIDVLASYVDGLVMGDPLDESVTMGPMVSEQHRERVRSYIRLGQSEGFRTIRGGTDSPEQCPRGWFVSPTIFEGVDNRSPLAQDEIFGPVISVIPYETEEDAINMANDTPFGLGGVVFTEDTEHGLDIASRIRSGTVGVNYYSLDTGSPFGGVKNSGVGREFGPESLDFYLEYKSIYV; encoded by the coding sequence ATGCCTGTCATCAACAGCATTGAACGTGAACGTTTCTTCATCGACGGCCAATGGCGCAAAGCGAGCACCTCCGATCTGGCACCGGTGTTCGAGGCAGCAACCGAGCGCCCTCTGGGTGTTGCTGCGATGGGCGGGCCCGAGGAGATCGATGCGGCTGTGCACGCCGCACGGGCCGCACTCCAGAAAGGACCCTGGGGGCGCAGCACCCCCCACGAGCGAGCTACAGTGATGCGGCGCTTCGCCGACAGCCTCGAGCGTCGAGGAAGATCGACTGCAGAGCTCGTCAGCCGGCAGACCGGAATGATCTCCTCCTTGTCGGTGAGCACAAGCGCAACGGCTCCGGTAGCGATCCTGCGGTCCATGGCAGATCTCATCGAGACACGAACATTCGAGACCCGCCGACCCAGCAGCATGGGCTCCACCATCGTGCGAGAAGAACCCGTAGGAGTCGTGGGCGCAATTACTGCCTGGAACTATCCACAGCTCTTGGCCATGGCCAAGATCGGGCCCGCACTGGCAGCAGGATGCACTGTAGTTCTCAAGCCGGCACCGGAGACGTCGCTCGATGCCTATGTACTCGCAGAGGCAGCCGAGGAAGCCGGTCTACCACCTGGCGTCCTCAACATCGTTGCCGGCGGCGTTCATGCAGGCAAAGCCCTTGTAGCCCATCCCGATGTCGACAAGATCGCCTTCACCGGTTCCACTGCAGCAGGACAAGCGATCGGCGAGGTCGCCGGCCGCAGTTTCAAGAGAGTCTCCCTGGAGCTCGGAGGAAAATCCGCAGCCATTGTGCTCCCCGATGCCGACCTCGGCGTCTTTGCCAGAAGCCTCAAAGACGCCGTGCTCAAGAACGGGGGACAGACATGCACCACGAACTCCCGCATCTTGGTTCCCCACGGTAGGTCCAGCGAGATCATCGACGTCCTTGCGTCCTACGTAGACGGCTTGGTCATGGGAGACCCACTCGACGAGTCGGTAACCATGGGCCCCATGGTAAGCGAGCAGCATCGGGAGCGGGTGAGGAGTTACATCCGCCTCGGGCAGTCCGAGGGATTCCGAACGATCCGCGGCGGAACCGACTCCCCTGAGCAATGTCCCCGCGGCTGGTTCGTGTCTCCCACCATCTTCGAGGGTGTCGATAATCGCAGTCCGCTGGCACAGGACGAGATTTTCGGACCTGTCATCTCCGTCATCCCTTATGAGACCGAAGAGGACGCCATCAACATGGCGAACGACACACCATTCGGTTTGGGAGGAGTCGTCTTCACGGAAGACACCGAACACGGCTTGGACATCGCGTCACGTATTCGATCCGGAACCGTGGGAGTGAACTACTACTCCCTCGATACCGGCTCCCCGTTCGGCGGCGTGAAGAACAGCGGAGTCGGCCGCGAATTCGGGCCCGAGTCCCTGGACTTCTATCTCGAGTACAAGTCGATATACGTCTAG
- a CDS encoding flavin-containing monooxygenase gives MTSTHLPEHATTETQDYDVIVVGGGFGGIYQLRHLRDKGFSVILLEASGGFGGAWSLNRYPGARVDSHAPVYQFTDEYLWKDWNFSQMFPDHEEMRSYFNYVDSKLDLSKDSRFNTKVVSATFDEDERMWTLVSQNDESFRARFVVFATGSTTEPYIPNIPEMDAYRGELVHTARWRDDIDMTGKRVAIIGTGASAVQVVQEAGPVVEKLTVFQRTPNLSLPMHQEYLTEERQAVLKETMPDVAVKCRETFAAIDYEFDPRNGVDTSEEERLALFERLWNQGGFAFWLGNFSDYLFSEETNSMVYEFWKSKIKPQILDPVKADLLVPDVAPHPFGAKRPALHQNYYEVMNQENVELVSIQESPITGFTATGIRTSDGIEHGEFDIIVLATGFNNNTGALTSMEVRNSAGVTLGEKWRQGVDAYLGAFTAGFPNAMFVYGPQSPAAFANGSTNAELQGEVMVEFLEFLRSEGLTRFESTPEADQTWTDHINGTDDMALFKHAKSWYNGSNIPGKKPQMLQYLNGLPMYLDFWHKEKAAGYTDGLRVS, from the coding sequence ATGACATCAACCCATCTCCCTGAGCACGCCACGACGGAAACGCAGGATTACGACGTCATCGTGGTCGGCGGCGGTTTCGGCGGGATCTATCAGCTGCGCCACCTTCGGGACAAAGGGTTCTCCGTAATCCTGCTCGAAGCCAGTGGAGGCTTCGGTGGGGCCTGGAGCCTCAACCGCTACCCAGGCGCACGCGTCGACAGCCACGCACCCGTCTACCAGTTCACCGATGAATACCTTTGGAAGGACTGGAACTTCTCACAGATGTTCCCGGACCACGAAGAGATGCGCAGTTACTTCAACTACGTCGACTCCAAACTGGACCTGAGCAAGGACTCGCGCTTCAACACCAAGGTCGTCAGCGCGACGTTCGACGAGGACGAGCGGATGTGGACCCTCGTCTCACAGAACGACGAGAGCTTCCGCGCACGCTTCGTCGTGTTCGCAACGGGATCGACTACCGAACCCTACATCCCGAACATCCCTGAAATGGACGCCTATCGAGGTGAACTCGTCCACACCGCGCGGTGGCGAGACGACATCGACATGACCGGCAAACGAGTTGCCATCATCGGCACCGGCGCCAGCGCAGTCCAAGTAGTTCAGGAAGCCGGCCCTGTCGTCGAGAAACTCACCGTCTTCCAGCGCACGCCGAACCTCTCGTTGCCCATGCATCAGGAATACCTCACCGAGGAGAGGCAGGCGGTCCTGAAGGAGACCATGCCGGATGTGGCGGTCAAGTGTCGCGAAACGTTCGCTGCGATCGACTACGAGTTCGATCCCCGAAATGGCGTCGACACGTCCGAGGAAGAGCGTCTCGCACTGTTCGAACGTCTCTGGAATCAGGGCGGATTCGCATTCTGGCTCGGGAACTTCTCCGATTACCTCTTCAGCGAAGAAACCAACTCGATGGTCTACGAGTTCTGGAAGAGCAAGATCAAGCCGCAGATCCTCGACCCGGTGAAGGCCGACCTGCTGGTGCCTGACGTAGCGCCTCATCCGTTCGGAGCCAAGCGGCCGGCCCTGCACCAGAACTACTACGAGGTGATGAACCAGGAGAACGTCGAACTCGTCTCCATCCAGGAGTCACCGATCACCGGGTTCACGGCAACCGGAATTCGCACATCCGATGGTATCGAGCACGGAGAGTTCGACATCATCGTACTTGCAACCGGATTCAACAATAATACCGGTGCGCTCACTTCGATGGAGGTCCGCAACTCCGCTGGCGTTACCCTCGGCGAGAAGTGGCGCCAGGGCGTCGACGCATACCTCGGCGCATTCACCGCCGGCTTTCCCAACGCCATGTTCGTGTACGGTCCGCAGAGCCCCGCCGCCTTTGCGAACGGGTCCACGAACGCGGAGCTTCAAGGTGAGGTCATGGTCGAGTTCCTCGAATTTCTTCGTTCGGAGGGCCTTACCCGGTTCGAATCGACTCCCGAAGCCGACCAGACCTGGACCGATCACATCAACGGTACCGATGACATGGCGCTGTTCAAGCATGCAAAGTCCTGGTACAACGGCAGCAACATCCCCGGCAAGAAGCCCCAGATGCTTCAGTATCTGAACGGTCTGCCCATGTACCTGGATTTCTGGCACAAGGAAAAGGCGGCAGGATACACCGACGGACTGCGGGTATCGTGA
- a CDS encoding IclR family transcriptional regulator, with product MVDRVASILELVARSENGLTLTAIARALSAPVSSVQGLINGLVAVGYLDERDRIYTLGTAPYLLNVIAGRPPVTSISHDQLEQVHAETGLTITLSTSVGDDLFYVDHVSSDPHYAYLAENRVRRSLLRTSAGWLLLADRDQRDIWAYLNSRPSSDADFVERFLHSLDELENTGVCVAPGVAVEHADGVSVALRERGRTIATLGVVGIRETIVERQDELVEICLRYATKWGFR from the coding sequence ATGGTCGATCGGGTGGCGTCGATCCTCGAACTCGTAGCCCGGTCCGAAAACGGCCTCACCCTCACCGCTATCGCACGGGCACTCTCCGCGCCCGTCAGTTCGGTCCAGGGCTTGATCAACGGTCTCGTCGCCGTCGGCTACCTCGACGAGCGCGACCGGATCTACACCCTCGGCACCGCGCCCTATCTTCTCAACGTCATCGCAGGCCGACCTCCGGTCACCTCGATCAGCCATGATCAGCTCGAGCAGGTCCATGCCGAGACCGGGTTGACCATCACACTGTCCACATCTGTCGGCGACGACCTGTTCTACGTCGATCACGTCTCTTCCGACCCGCATTACGCATACCTGGCAGAAAACCGGGTGCGCCGATCTCTCCTGCGTACCTCTGCAGGATGGCTCTTGCTGGCCGATCGCGATCAACGTGACATCTGGGCGTACCTCAACTCTCGACCATCCTCCGATGCCGACTTCGTCGAGCGCTTCCTGCACTCACTCGATGAGCTCGAGAACACCGGCGTATGCGTGGCACCCGGTGTGGCCGTTGAACATGCAGACGGGGTATCGGTCGCCCTCCGAGAACGCGGCCGGACCATCGCCACCCTCGGCGTGGTCGGGATACGGGAGACCATCGTCGAACGGCAGGACGAACTCGTCGAGATCTGCCTGCGATACGCCACCAAGTGGGGCTTTCGCTAG
- a CDS encoding acyl-CoA dehydrogenase family protein translates to MNPSVAPPTTVTTDEMDALRAEVRTFLEKETAAGTLTPGIDTWLTRWDEDFTRRLAEHGWVGMTIPTEYGGHGRTHLERFVVTEELLAVGAPVAAQWVADRQIAPSLLRYGTEEQKHKYLPRIAAGECFFGIGMSEPDSGSDLASVRTRGTRVEGGWTVTGTKVWTSGAHHAEAFIVLARTEPLDTAHRHAGLSQFIVDLRSRGVTIRPIISLSGDHHFNEVVLDEVFVPDARVFGTLGNGWEQVNSELSFERSGPERFLSTFRLLAAEIGAVRKGLLPERTDLGRSVARMVGLHALSQNIAGALQRGEKADTAAALVKLLGTSMEGDLVEYVSDRLGDETMDGQAEIEALCRAGLHQRPGFTLRGGTNEILRGVIARGLGMR, encoded by the coding sequence ATGAACCCCTCCGTCGCGCCGCCGACGACGGTGACCACTGATGAAATGGATGCTCTACGCGCCGAGGTACGCACCTTTCTCGAGAAGGAGACCGCGGCAGGGACACTGACACCGGGCATCGACACCTGGCTCACCCGGTGGGACGAGGACTTCACCCGCCGCCTCGCCGAGCACGGTTGGGTAGGAATGACCATCCCGACCGAGTACGGCGGGCACGGCCGGACCCATCTCGAGCGTTTCGTTGTCACCGAGGAACTGCTCGCGGTAGGCGCTCCGGTTGCAGCGCAGTGGGTGGCAGACCGCCAGATTGCACCATCGCTGCTGAGATACGGCACCGAAGAGCAGAAGCACAAGTACCTTCCCCGAATTGCTGCGGGTGAGTGCTTCTTCGGCATAGGAATGAGTGAGCCCGACTCAGGATCGGACCTGGCCAGTGTCCGGACCCGCGGCACCCGAGTGGAGGGCGGTTGGACCGTCACCGGCACCAAAGTGTGGACCTCGGGCGCCCACCACGCTGAGGCGTTCATCGTGCTGGCCCGCACGGAACCACTCGACACGGCACACCGCCACGCGGGCCTGAGCCAGTTCATCGTCGACCTCCGTTCCCGAGGCGTGACGATCCGGCCGATCATTTCCCTCTCCGGCGACCACCACTTCAACGAGGTCGTTCTGGACGAGGTATTCGTTCCCGACGCCAGGGTCTTCGGCACGTTGGGCAACGGATGGGAACAGGTCAACTCGGAGCTTTCCTTCGAACGCAGTGGACCCGAGCGTTTCCTTTCGACCTTCCGGCTCCTGGCTGCCGAGATCGGCGCGGTCCGAAAGGGACTGCTGCCCGAGCGCACCGACCTGGGACGTTCTGTGGCCCGGATGGTCGGACTGCACGCACTGAGCCAGAACATCGCCGGAGCCCTTCAACGGGGCGAGAAGGCCGACACCGCCGCCGCCCTGGTCAAACTCCTCGGTACCAGCATGGAAGGCGACCTCGTCGAGTACGTCTCTGATCGGCTGGGTGACGAGACCATGGACGGGCAAGCGGAAATCGAGGCTCTGTGCAGGGCCGGACTACACCAGCGTCCGGGGTTCACACTTCGCGGCGGTACCAACGAAATCCTGCGCGGCGTGATCGCGCGGGGGCTGGGGATGCGCTGA